A portion of the Parasteatoda tepidariorum isolate YZ-2023 chromosome 5, CAS_Ptep_4.0, whole genome shotgun sequence genome contains these proteins:
- the LOC122269414 gene encoding G-protein coupled receptor 52-like, producing the protein MNFSSISIDEDYYTLEKDIVAKDHIEFISINKIFETALAVALCISSTTSNLIVICSIFCVSSRTHVLDFYIMSITTTNLLITVVVIPFSIAAKSDLLGVYSFLFCSISGYLHVSLSAVYMYTFMWMSVDRYLARRKSCRYDVIQTRTRCKCWILFSWVMATCLCCPPLIGDSKGHFYAESFICLLNIRSMLPYCITLGCLVLIPSISTLCFTYFHIFTTPDMGVKDEVAGFNSDHIATFMVTVGFNILWTPWGVLRILELISSKILANPTSRFWLLFLGEMHTLWTPIALLSWYRRCQTGLRLIFRCCIKSQTTVPL; encoded by the coding sequence ATGAATTTCTCAAGCATATCTATTGATGAAGACTACTACACACTTGAAAAAGACATCGTAGCAAAAGATCATATTGAGTTCATatcgattaataaaatattcgaaacaGCTTTGGCAGTTGCTCTTTGCATATCATCCACAACTAGCAACTTAATTGTGATATGTTCAATTTTTTGTGTTTCCAGTAGAACTCACGTACTGGATTTTTATATCATGTCCATTACAACCACGAACTTACTGATCACAGTTGTAGTCATTCCTTTTTCCATCGCTGCGAAATCAGATCTATTAGGAGTGTACAGCTTTTTGTTTTGCAGTATCAGTGGATACCTGCATGTCAGCTTATCAGCCGTTTACATGTACACCTTCATGTGGATGTCAGTGGATCGATATCTTGCCAGAAGGAAATCTTGCCGCTACGACGTTATCCAAACACGGACCAGATGCAAGTGCTGGATTCTCTTTTCGTGGGTCATGGCCACCTGTCTTTGCTGCCCTCCTCTAATAGGTGATTCCAAAGGACATTTTTACGCCGAGAGTTTTATATGCCTTCTAAACATCCGAAGCATGCTACCTTATTGTATAACATTAGGATGCTTGGTCCTAATACCTAGTATTTCGACTTTGTGTTTTACGTACTTTCACATATTTACCACACCAGATATGGGAGTGAAAGATGAGGTTGCAGGGTTTAACTCTGACCACATCGCTACATTTATGGTAACTGTTGGGTTTAACATACTTTGGACTCCGTGGGGAGTACTTAGAATATTGGAGCTTATTTCCAGTAAAATCTTGGCTAATCCAACATCAAGATTTTGGCTTTTATTTCTTGGCGAAATGCATACCTTATGGACGCCTATAGCTCTTTTAAGTTGGTATAGAAGATGCCAGACAGGATTAAGATTGATATTTAGATGCTGTATAAAATCTCAAACAACTGTTCCCTTGTAA